The genomic segment aagtactccgtacttatCAGTGAGTGTGAGTGAGCTCCTAGTAGGGATACCTCCCCGCCCCCCAAAGCTAAGGTTATCTCTCTGACAGAAGACAACCCATCCACGAACCTGGGAAGCAGCTCATCAAGCCTGCAACTGAATGCGGGATGTCTAGTGTCTTGGGGGCTACTGGGCGTGGGGATTCCAGGTAGGCGATACACCTGGTGAGACAAGGTTTCCTCCATCTCTCTTCGAGAAGCACTTGCACATGCTTGAGAACTGGGAAACCCCCCCCCTGCCTCCACGGCACGACGGTACTTCTACACACATGGCATACTGGGACAAGCCAACCAACGGCTCGATGAGACGATCGGCGAATGACAGCAGCCTCTGCTCTGATAAAAACTTTTGGTTTACGTACCTGGATTTCGTGAGAGCTCTGGGAACATTACGCATCGGCATCAGCCCAGCGCTAGCCCCCAGTGGGCGCCGCCATCGGCACCCATTCCTGTTTCTTTGGGCCCATTTTGCGCGACCAGCTCAGAAATTGGATTTGGCATGCGTCGTTGTCACTCATGGACTTCACGTTGTGCTGGTATTGCGCTCATCGTCGGCGCTATCTAATCATCAGTCACCTCATTTTCTCGGAAGAGCAGTCTGCAGGCTTGAGCGGTTTGTTATTGAGAGCTAAACCTTCTCATCATATCCCCGGTCCTTGTCTAGACAATTGATGTTCGGTGGATGTCGTCATCGCCCCTCACCTGGTTATTTGCAGTGTTGCCGGTACAGCTAGTCGCGCAAGTTAACCAGCACGAAGGTAATGGAATTGTTGATGAAACGCTTCTACTCACCATTTAGTCCATTCGCATTCAGACACCAACTCGGATGAGTGGCATACAAGGCTTGATAGTTCATTAAGGCGACATATTCGCATGAGTGGCACTGGGCCCGGATCAAATTGCTCCTTGCGTGCTCAGGATATCTGTGAGCTAGAGTCAAGTCGACTTGACCCTGCGGTTCCCTCAAGCCATTCGTTCAACTGCCTGCTGAGGCGCTAGAAGGAACTAGATGCGACTTTACCAGGATAAGCAGAAAATTTAAACTCAAGGAAGTGATTGTCTTCGAAATGAGTTCTAAAAAGTCGAGTTTCCAGTACTGGCATCTTCACTACAACTATCCTCACTGCCCCCCTTGCTGATTTAGCTGTCACTGTAATTGTCTTCTCTGACTCGCTCTCTCCGTATATTGTCCATCGAATATGTTTCTAGAGACCCCGGAAAGTGGTAATAACGAAGCTGTCAGCAATGAGAAAGAGGATCTGTTGCGCCATGCCCGGTGCCAGCGTCGCTGGAAGAGGCGGCGGCATCATAGCCGACACATCGCAGAGTTGGTAAAGTTCAAGATCTCCACTCAAGGCTCGCTGGTAATGGCCCTCGATCATGTTCATTTGGTTATATTGGGGCAAAGAATGAATCGAAAGGTGACATGGTCTCTAAATGCTTCGAGGTAGGAGAACGGCGGTCCAAAGCCAGCTTTCTAGAAACTCGAGCAATCAAAAGCGCCTATGTTCTGGCTACCATGATTCAATCACTGAGCTTATGAAACGTATTTTCATCTTACTTCAAATCTATGCCACAGCTTACCCGCCCCCTCTTCTCGGAGAAAGACACTACAGCAGTGACACCAAAATGAGAGGCAGCCTTGTGAATTATCAGCCGGTGGGTAGCATCCATGCATGTCAGCCCTAGCTACAGTTACGATTGGCCGCAGACAGGATGGCTGGCTGAGGCGATGCACCACGATACCATTTCTCCGCTGTTATATGAAGCTTACCTTCGCCCATGCTTGCGCTTGAGAGAGGGGTATCTTCAACCTTGCTTCAAAGACCTACATTTCGTGCGAGATGGATCCAATCACCGCCCTAACGAGTGCCGTCGAACTTTTCGGCGTTGCCCGTCAGATTCAAAGCCTTGTGGAAAAGTACAAGAATGCACCCAAGGCTGTGCACGAGATCATCGTCGAGTGCAACTTGACGAAAGATGTGTGCCTCAATTTGCAGAAACAAGTCTCACAGACTGATATCCTCAAAAACCCGGTCAAGAACAGTACCGAGGATGGTTTGCGGAAGATGCTTGATACATGCATGGACAAATTGAATAAGACACTCAAAGATTTGGAACACGAAGTCAGCAAGGTGCAGAGCAAAAGTAACTCGCGCATGGGAAAGTGGGACAAGACGAAGTTCTTATGGAGGGAGGAGATCTTTTCAGATGCTACGCAAAGTATCCAGGATCAGAAAGCCCGCCTTGGTATTGTTATCCAGCTTTTGCAAGTGTACGCAATGAAGACAGACGCCGAACAAGACAAAGCCACACACTAATAAGTCATAGGCGTACTGGTCAAGAAGTAAAGGAGGGCGTCCATAATGTACAGAAGGGTGTCGATACTCTCCGAGAGGAGGTTAGAGAGATATTGACCGAATTTCTCAAAAGGCAAAACCCCCCTCAACTGGGTTTACAGCCACCATCGGAGTTGAAGAAGAGTAGATCAGATACTCAGATCAACACAACAGGCAAGCGATTTGCTGACGACCTCTTTGCCGCTGTACGAGGTGGGCGGCTTGAGGACCTTGAGCCCATTTTGGCCCAAGGCGTCTCTGTAAACATAGCCCTAGGAGACCGCGGTGACCGGGCCATACATGTTGCCGCTCGCGAGGGATTTCTGCTCGTCCTGGACCGGCTTATTGCTTCCGGAGCAGACGTCAATGTCCAGAATGCGCTGCAGGATACAGCATTGCACCAGGCGCTCAATCGAGGACAGATTCCCACTTCGTTGGCGCTATTGTCGAGCGGGGCCAGTTGGAAGATCAGGAATGCCAACGGGACCACGCCGCTACACACAGCCGTGAGGAGTTCTGCATATCTTGTTGTGCAATATTTGCTCGATAAGGGAGCAGACGCAAATGCTCGAGACAAATGGGGTCACACTCCCCTTTATAAGGCATGCATTCCCCCGGAGAAGGATAAGAAAAATAACTTTGTCATCAACCTGAAAATCATTCGGTTACTCGTCGAGCGAGGAGCAGATCCGACGCTTGGGGGTTGGAAAACCGGCAGAACTCCGATTCACGGGCTTGCGTCGAGTGGGCACGCAAAGGAGCTCGAGATCTTGGCCAAGGACGCCAAGACTCTCGAACTACCGCTGACAGGAGACTCTCAGGGTGAAACGCCGCTCCTCGTTGCAGTCAAGAACAAACACCCAGGCGCCGTAGATGTTCTGCTCAAGCGTGGAGCCAACGTGAACGCGAGAGAGACTTCAAAAGACGGTACGGCGCCGACTGCCCTATGGTACGCCGCTTACAACCCAGACCTAAGCATCGCGGCCAAGCTTCTCGAAGCTGGCGCAGATCCGCGTGCAAAGAGCAATGGCATAACTCTTCTTCATCTTGCAGCAACGAAGCACTTGCTTGAGCTGGCTAAGCTGCTGGTCAAATACAAAGCCGATCTGGATGCCAAATCATCTAGTAACGATACACCTCTCCATGCGGCTGTCTGGGTCAAGGATTTCCCGATAGTTCGGCTTATGCTAGAGAACGGGGCCAAAGTAGAGGCGAAGGGGTACCGCACAGCGACTCCGATCATGGCAGCAGCCGAGACCGGCTCACTGCCAATGATAAGGCTCCTGCTTAAGCACGGAGCTCAGTGGTCTTACATGACGCCTCAAGGCTCAAACGCGTTTATTTGGTCATCGTCCGGCGGAAGCGTCGTGTGCGTGAGCTTCTTCCTCGGCTGCGGCCAAGATCTGCATCACAGGGCCGAGGGGGATTATACTGCGCTACACTATGCGGCGAGGACAGGCAAAACGGAGTGCGTCAAGTTGCTTCTAGAGCTGGGCATCGATAAGCAGGTTATGCCGACGAAGATGAGGGCACCCTTCAAGGTCAAGGGGACGGCAGCTGAGGTTGCGAGGGCGCATGGGGCCGTTGAAGTAGCGGAGTTCATTGAGAGGTATAGGGGCGAGTAGTGCAGTGAGATGATCACGAGTCTTGTTCGAAGTGGCCCCTGGATTCTCGCTTCTTTTGAGCGATGGAAAGAGATGTAAGTAGAGGAGCTTGGTGTTTCTTTTCTCATTCATACGCTGTCAGACTGTTGGATATTTGTCTTGATATGAATGAGATCAAGCCCTTAGCTCGATCTATTCTCCTTGATACGTCTTCGACTCTACTAAAGGACTAACAATGCTCGTTGAGATTCTAATGTACAGTAACCCTCGTTCGGATTGAAATTGTGAAGAGTAAGACTATATATTTGAACAGGCTATGATTTTTGTCCAAGAAACCGCTGAAAATCAAGAAACGAGTGTTTCCGAATCATTTCGCGTGGAACAATGAAGCTTGATCTTACAACACCAATACATGCTTTCTCATCTTACAAGGAGAGGCTTATTTGACTCTCAACCGAAGATACAGGTACTCAGCCATCACAAGGGGTTCAATAAGCTATGCGTTCGAGTGAAAGGGCTCGAGCTAGAAACACGCAAGTCTGATCAAGAGACTTCCCGGGGACGCCGTCATCACAAGGAGTACAATTGACTCTCAGCCCATGATGATTCGCTCCCTTTGAGCTGGCCATCCTCGCCAATAACCATACTGGCTCCAATATCCAGGACGGTGTGAAAGGCGGATATCGACAAGTATTTAGCCTACGTAGGCTCAACATCAATACTCTCTTTCCACCTTGGTTTCCTTTTGAGCTAGCCTTTTCTTCCTCGCACTTGTTCTTTCTCTCGGACTATAGCTGAGGCAAACAGCCAACCGCAACAACCCATCAACAACTTCATCAGTGAGTCTTGCTAGGACTGTTCCATTATCCTCAGTATCTTTGAAACAAACTAAACGCGCAGCAGGACAGATACGCCCAGCTTCCTTTCCATTCAGAAAAGAGAAACACAGCCACCCGGTGTTTTGAGAGCGCGTGCCACTATCGACACTGGCATACGCATCAGATTCTTCGCCATGGAATATTTCAACCAGCAGCAAGAGATTGATGACGCGCATCTCCTGGCGACAATGCTGGTGTACATGACCGTCGGTCGTGACATTATCACCGCCCTCATCGTGGTCGTGGCTCTCCGTTCCGTCATCGTCGGAGGCACAACGACCTTGACGCTTCGCTACTTCATGATACTCTTTGCTCGCCACATCATCATCTATGCGACCGAGATTCCCTACATCATCCACAAGAAGAGGTGGACCAGCTTCTGCCGCCGGTATCAACTACCACGCAACGTCGCAAGATTCGGCTCCTTCTCCTACCTCTGTATGCAGTTCAGCCTATTTGCCGTCGAATGCTACCTTTTTCGGCTTTGGCGACAGCATCGGCTCGCTGGAGGCGCGAATGTACAGAGCACCGGTGTGGCGTTGGCGGCTATCATCACTTCTATCACCGCCTATACGGTACGCCAGGCGTACATCAAGGTGCTCTTCCACTGGGGGCTCATGCGTAGCAGCCGTCGGGCCGTCAACTGGGGCCCCAGCGATGCGGAAATCATTGTCTATACTACAGAGTACTGATGAGGCCTTCGCACTCAACTGAGGATGGGCCTTCGCATGCTTGTACGAAGCTCGGACTGGGATGGAGATGCATGGCTTTGGCTAAAGCTACATGGGAAGACTGGGCAACAGGACGAAAGAGGACTCGGCTAAATCAAGCAGACATCATCGCACTTGGCTTGtgaataagtataaagcgcCTTATCCATAATCAAGACTGCGAGACATTCTTTCATAAGTACATTGTGCTCAGAGATGGTTGTCGCCTTATACGTTTCCAGAAATAAGTCTACACCGGAGCTAAGACCAGGCACTTTAATATTTCGGAAGGAGCACGTGACTTCGCGACGCACTCCAAAAGACCCCGCGATTTTCGTGTTTTAGTCAGTCCTAGCCCCAACGTCATTACTTTTTGACCACTTCGCCCCTTGTCCAGATTTCGCCCCTTCGACTCGTGTAGCACAATGCAAGTGTAGATGGCGGTCTCGACAGTACTCGCAACATCAGAACCCTCGACAATTCGGATTTCTTGAGAAGAGCAACCCGTCACTGGGCATTCGTGGCAAAATGGGCCCTCCATCAACGGCAGCGCGGAAGAGGCCTACGACGACTCCCAAAAAACCGTTAACCAGGTTGCCTCCTTCGAAGAAGCCTGCAGGAAAACCCAATGCTAGCATTCTGAGCTTCTTTCAAAAGGCCGAAAAGCCCGAGCAGACGTTGTTTATCGATGGCCACGAAAAGCTCGTTGTTCCCCAAAAGGAAGATGATGAGGTACCAGAGATATATGATGCCGAACcatgggaggaggaggcgaggTTTAATGAGGTTGAGGCGCCAAATAAGAAGCGGCGGCTAAGCCAAGAGCCCGAGAATAACGAAGGGGAACAGTCAGCCGCAAGAGATTCCAACAGCCCTGTGGTGTCCGAACCA from the Colletotrichum lupini chromosome 3, complete sequence genome contains:
- a CDS encoding DNA repair metallo-beta-lactamase gives rise to the protein MDPITALTSAVELFGVARQIQSLVEKYKNAPKAVHEIIVECNLTKDVCLNLQKQVSQTDILKNPVKNSTEDGLRKMLDTCMDKLNKTLKDLEHEVSKVQSKSNSRMGKWDKTKFLWREEIFSDATQSIQDQKARLGIVIQLLQVRTGQEVKEGVHNVQKGVDTLREEVREILTEFLKRQNPPQLGLQPPSELKKSRSDTQINTTGKRFADDLFAAVRGGRLEDLEPILAQGVSVNIALGDRGDRAIHVAAREGFLLVLDRLIASGADVNVQNALQDTALHQALNRGQIPTSLALLSSGASWKIRNANGTTPLHTAVRSSAYLVVQYLLDKGADANARDKWGHTPLYKACIPPEKDKKNNFVINLKIIRLLVERGADPTLGGWKTGRTPIHGLASSGHAKELEILAKDAKTLELPLTGDSQGETPLLVAVKNKHPGAVDVLLKRGANVNARETSKDGTAPTALWYAAYNPDLSIAAKLLEAGADPRAKSNGITLLHLAATKHLLELAKLLVKYKADLDAKSSSNDTPLHAAVWVKDFPIVRLMLENGAKVEAKGYRTATPIMAAAETGSLPMIRLLLKHGAQWSYMTPQGSNAFIWSSSGGSVVCVSFFLGCGQDLHHRAEGDYTALHYAARTGKTECVKLLLELGIDKQVMPTKMRAPFKVKGTAAEVARAHGAVEVAEFIESLVRSGPWILASFERWKEIDFPGTPSSQGLAILANNHTGSNIQDAEANSQPQQPINNFINTPSFLSIQKRETQPPGVLRARATIDTGIRIRFFAMEYFNQQQEIDDAHLLATMLVYMTVGRDIITALIVVVALRSVIVGGTTTLTLRYFMILFARHIIIYATEIPYIIHKKRWTSFCRRYQLPRNVARFGSFSYLCMQFSLFAVECYLFRLWRQHRLAGGANVQSTGVALAAIITSITAYTVRQAYIKVLFHWGLMRSSRRAVNWGPSDAEIIDGPSHACTKLGLGWRCMALAKATWEDWATGRKRTRLNQADIIALGLWRSRQYSQHQNPRQFGFLEKSNPSLGIRGKMGPPSTAARKRPTTTPKKPLTRLPPSKKPAGKPNASILSFFQKAEKPEQTLFIDGHEKLVVPQKEDDEVPEIYDAEPWEEEARFNEVEAPNKKRRLSQEPENNEGEQSAARDSNSPVVSEPPPSSPTERPSKKVATKRKGPFLDESDSEGEEEEKVPTARKSSLIGAIRSRPPIVPPVKSEDDVTSPAMKQDNVSTPLVQLKEEEEEAKPPATETSCPPPPLKVEDSIDAEFANVDDFGDLDDFPNDEDFGGEEYRMMQFMEEQARLEAEAEAADTGDYSCDELADPVRPSDAMVANCPICDGTLAGITPDEATRHVNACLDGNPIPLPQPKETKKVKDEVARPPILEPPEVNKRLARAAVPREGQANPFKLSEVQNKSTSAFTKLMSGHAEDAAWAGAAAAEHSSRGKPAYQRTCPFYKIMPGFYICVDAFRYGAVKGCNAYFLSHFHSDHYIGLTSTWTHGPIYCSKVTGDLVKMQLRVAAKWVIALEFNQTEEVPGTEGVTVTMIPANHCPGSSLFLFEKTMGKGPNARKQRILHCGDFRACPAQVAHPLLKPDIQDSVSGKLKQQKIDVCYLDTTYLNPRYSFPPQNDVIKACADMCKSLAPDQTSEDNTWDKINREAGTETVSKFFTKTSADDATAKAKKKNAPKERLLVICGTYSIGKERICKAIAQALGSKIFASKSKIRIVSKLGDPELTALMTDNPHEAQVHMQMLMEIRAETLQEYLNGYKPHFSRIVGFRPSGWNYRPQGASKAVTASTQPGTIPMTQILQGKAWRPRFGAKDFVAQRGSTKEAMCFGVPYSEHSSFRELTMFVMSLRIDKVVPTVNVGSEVSRKRMKGWIDKWLSERRKGGLVHPLEGEEAEGKEVALWNGKDSRGGGVCIMNNEYNAVGRNFHAKNIVEHVYLVVRFWPSFHRMRGPAFSVPRPYRHD